GGTTCGGGCTGAACAACCTGACCCTGTTCGGGCTGGTCCTGGCGGTCGGGATCGTCGTGGACGACGCGATCGTCGTCGTCGAGGCGGTGCAGCACCAGTTAGAAATGGGGTATCAACCGCGCGAGGCGACGCTGCGCGCGATGGACGAGGTGGCCGGGCCGGTCGTGGCGGTCGGCGTCGTCCTCACGGCCGTGTTCGTCCCCTGCGCGTTCTTTTCCGGGATCGTCGGCCAGTTCTTCCGCCAGTTCGCCCTCACGATCGCCATCTCGACGATCATCTCGACTTTTAACTCGCTCACCCTGAGCCCGGCACTGGCGGCCATCCTACTCCGGCCGCCGCACGCCCGGCAGGACTTACCGACGCGGGTCGTGAATTTCTTCTTCGGGTGGTTCTTCCGCATCTTTAACTGGTCGTTCGACGTATCCGGCCGGGGTTACGTCTGGCTGGTCGGGCGGACGATCCGCATCCCGGTGCTGGTCGTCGCGATCTACGGCGGGTTGCTCGTCCTGACCTACCAGGGCTACCTCCGGCTGCCGATCGGGTTCATCCCGCAACAGGACAAGGGCTACCTGATCGCGAGCGTCCAACTGCCGGACGCCGCGTCGGCCGAGCGGTGTATCGATGTCATGGGCCAGATCTCCAAGATCGCCCTGGAGACGCCGGGCGTCAAGCACGCGAACAGCGTGGCCGGGAACTCGTTCGTCTTGAGCGCGTACGGGTCGAACTTCGGCTCGATGTTCATCATTCTGGACGGCTTCGACGAGCGCCGGAACGACACCAAGCTGTACGCCGACAACATCATGGCCGAGTTGCGGAAGCGCACGGGGCAGCAGGTGTTCGGCGCCCAGGTCAACATCTTCGGCGCCCCGGCCGTCTCCGGCCTCGGCCGCGCCGGCGGCTTCAAGTACATGGTCGAGGACCGGGGCGACTTCGGCCCGCGAATGCTCCAGGGCCAGACAGAAAACCTGATGGAAAAAGGGAACCAGCAGCCGGGGCTCGTCGGGCTGTTTTCCGTTTACCGGACCAATTCGCCGCAACTGTTCGTCAACGTCGACCCGGCCGCGTGTTCGGCCCAGGGGGTCAACATTCAGGACGTTTACGGCGTCATGCAGGCGTCCCTCGGCGCGCGGTACGTGAACGACTTCAACCGCTTCGGCCGCACGTGGCAGGTGAACGTCCAGGCCGACCAGCGGTTCCGCGTGCGGATCGACGACGTCGGCCGACTCCGGGTCAAGAACCGGAGCGGGCAACTCGTCCCGATCTCCACGCTGGCCGAGGTGAAGGAAGTCACCGGGCCGCTCGTCCTCACGCGGTACAACATGTACCAGGCCGCCGCGATCAACGGGAACATCGCCCCCGGGGTGAGCAGCGGCGACGGCCAGGCGACGTTGGACGCCCTGGCCAAGAAAGAGTTGCCGAACAACATGGCCGGCGAGTGGACCGAACTGTCATTCATCGAGCAACGGTCGCGAGACACCGGGTCGGCCGTGTTCGGGATCTCGGTCCTGGTCGTGTTCCTGATTCTCGCGGCTCTGTACGAAAGCTGGGCGCTGCCGCTCGCCGTGATTCTGGTCGTGCCGCTGTGCGTGTCGTGTTCGCTGTTCGGCGTCTGGGTGACGCGGTGGGACATCCTGCCGGTGTCGGAATTTAACCTCACCCTGTTCGGGAAGACGTTTAACTGGGTCACGTCTCTGGGCATCGCGAACGCCGATCAGGTGTTGGACATCAACATCGCGCGGCGGACGGGGGTGTTCAAGCAGGACGTGAACCTGTTTACGCAGATCGGGTTCGTGGTGCTGATCGGCCTGGCGTGTAAGAACGCCATCTTGATCGTCGAGTACGCCAAACGGCAGCGGGATTCGGGCGCGGACCGCCGCACGGCCATCCTGGAAGCGTGCCGGCTCCGCCTGCGGCCGATCCTGATGACGTCCGTCGCGTTCATTCTCGGCGTCGTGCCCCTGCTGATCGCCACCGGCGCCGGGGCCGAAATGCGGGCCGCGCTCGGGACGGCGGTGTTCGCCGGGATGCTCGGGGTGACGTTGTTCGGGGTGTTCCTGACGCCGGTCTTCTTTGTGATCGTCGACCGCATCACGGAGGGCCGTTTGTTCAAGAACGAGTACGTCAGCCGGCTGAGCCGCGTGTCCCTTTTGGTCGTGCGGCTGGGCGTGCTGGGGCCGTTCGTCGGCAGCCGGATGCTGGCGACCAGGGCGGTCAACTCGGTCCGCCGGCGGCCCATGGATCAGTAGCGGGATTTAGCCGCGGAGGACACGGAGAGAGGAATTGAGCAATGAGCTGATAAACATGGCGAAACGCCGCACGGGCAAACAAAGCCTTTAATGTGGCATCCATCTGCGATTTCGAGTGATTATGACCATGTGGCGCCATCCATTTCATCCCGCGCACATCTGCGTAGGGTCCGCTGTGCGGACCGGTTATTCCAACGCACGCGGCGGACACAGGTTCCGTCTCGGGAGGCGGGGGAGAATAACCGGTCCGCACAGCAGACCCTACGAAACTGTGCGGACCGGTTATTCCAACGCACGCGGCGGACACGGGTTCCGTCTCGGGAGGCGGGGGAGAATAACCGGTCCGCACAGCGGACCCTACGAAACCGCGAACACGGCGGGCAACACGGTCATCCCGAGGCGCCGGAATAAGCGGTCTGCACAGCGGATCCCACGAAGGCGCCGGGGCCGTTTTCGGGATGACCAATAGGCGCGTTCGATATTGGGTTTGGGTTCACGTTTTTCTCCGTGATCTCTGTGGC
This is a stretch of genomic DNA from Fimbriiglobus ruber. It encodes these proteins:
- a CDS encoding efflux RND transporter permease subunit: MLARFFVDRPIFASVISIVITLAGALAAFNLPISQYPPVTPPTIQVDCNYPGASAKVVSETVAAPIEQRVNGVEGMLYMASQSTSDGSYTLTVTFEIGTNLNIAQVLVQNRLNLALPELPDVVRATGVTTRKRSSEILMTVALSSPSGAYDQLYLSNYALTHIKDELARIEGISDVIVFGQRDYSMLLWIDPEKLAARDLTALDVVNAVGAQNVQVSLGQLGSPTGHGGKTQIPLTFTGRLTDESEFENIIVKADSAGRLVRVRDVAVVELGAKSLDVSNQFDRKPTVGLAVFLLSDANALETADQIMAKMNELSKSFPTEVIYEIGYDTTPFMRESIKEVFKSLRDSIVLVALVVLVFLQTWRAAIIPLAAVPVAIVGTFGVMYAFGFGLNNLTLFGLVLAVGIVVDDAIVVVEAVQHQLEMGYQPREATLRAMDEVAGPVVAVGVVLTAVFVPCAFFSGIVGQFFRQFALTIAISTIISTFNSLTLSPALAAILLRPPHARQDLPTRVVNFFFGWFFRIFNWSFDVSGRGYVWLVGRTIRIPVLVVAIYGGLLVLTYQGYLRLPIGFIPQQDKGYLIASVQLPDAASAERCIDVMGQISKIALETPGVKHANSVAGNSFVLSAYGSNFGSMFIILDGFDERRNDTKLYADNIMAELRKRTGQQVFGAQVNIFGAPAVSGLGRAGGFKYMVEDRGDFGPRMLQGQTENLMEKGNQQPGLVGLFSVYRTNSPQLFVNVDPAACSAQGVNIQDVYGVMQASLGARYVNDFNRFGRTWQVNVQADQRFRVRIDDVGRLRVKNRSGQLVPISTLAEVKEVTGPLVLTRYNMYQAAAINGNIAPGVSSGDGQATLDALAKKELPNNMAGEWTELSFIEQRSRDTGSAVFGISVLVVFLILAALYESWALPLAVILVVPLCVSCSLFGVWVTRWDILPVSEFNLTLFGKTFNWVTSLGIANADQVLDINIARRTGVFKQDVNLFTQIGFVVLIGLACKNAILIVEYAKRQRDSGADRRTAILEACRLRLRPILMTSVAFILGVVPLLIATGAGAEMRAALGTAVFAGMLGVTLFGVFLTPVFFVIVDRITEGRLFKNEYVSRLSRVSLLVVRLGVLGPFVGSRMLATRAVNSVRRRPMDQ